One genomic segment of Tripterygium wilfordii isolate XIE 37 chromosome 9, ASM1340144v1, whole genome shotgun sequence includes these proteins:
- the LOC120005197 gene encoding glycerol-3-phosphate dehydrogenase SDP6, mitochondrial-like isoform X2: protein MSTARLRRLGVAVMATTVASGGIFLLQPAFSSSDRGGGPLLDAVRQKINDPNADVPSRGVQESTLMGASSANPLDILVVGGGGTGCGVALDAATRGLRVGLVEREDFSSGTSSRSTKLVHGGVRYLEKAFFNLDYGQLKLVFHALEERKQVIDNAPHLCHALPCMTPCFSRFEVLYYWMGLKMYDLVAGPRLLHLSRYYSTQESVELFPTLAKKGNGRNLSGTVVYYDGQMNDSRLNVSLACTAALAGAAVLNHAEVVSLLKDEANGRIIGARIRDNISGKEFDSYAKVVVNAAGPFCDSVRKMVNKAVKPIICPSSGVHIVLPDYYSPEGMGLIVPKTKDGRVVFMLPWLGRTVAGTTDSDTIITPLPEPHEDEIQFILDAISDYLSVKVRRTDVLSAWSGIRPLAMDPSAKNTESISRDHVVGEEYPGLVTITGGKWTTYRSMAEDAVNAAIKSGKLSPGTGCLTQNLRLIGGEGWEPSSFTVLAQQYVRMKKTYGGKVVPGIMDSAAAKHLSHAYGTLAYRVAAIAQDEGLGKRLAHGYPYLEAEVAYCARHEYCESAVDFIARRSRLAFLDTDAARRALPRVIEILALEHSWDMSKQELELQKAKDFLETFKSSKNAQFHDGKHQVLEIK, encoded by the exons TCTTCCTCCTTCAACCCGCCTTCTCCTCCAGTGATCGCGGAGGTGGACCTTTGCTTGATGCGGTGCGACAGAAGATCAATGACCCGAACGCTGACGTCCCGTCGCGGGGGGTTcaagagtccactttgatgggcGCGAGTTCCGCCAATCCTCTTGATATTCTTGTCGTTGGTGGCGGAGGCACTGGCTGCGGCGTGGCCCTGGATGCTGCCACCAGAGGGCTCCGCGTTGGGCTCGTTGAGAGAGAGGACTTCTCTTCGGGCACATCTTCGCGGTCCACAAAGCTAGTTCATGGAG GTGTGCGATACTTGGAAAAAGCTTTTTTTAATCTCGACTATGGACAACTGAAACTGGTATTCCATGCACTTGAGGAGCGTAAACAGGTTATTGACAATGCCCCACACCTGTGTCATGCTTTGCCATGCATGACACCCTGTTTTAGTCGGTTTGAGGTACTATACTACTGGATGGGCTTGAAAATGTATGATTTGGTCGCAGGACCACGTCTGCTACATTTATCCAGATATTATTCTACACAAGAGTCTGTTGAACTTTTCCCAACACTTGCCAAGAAGGGAAACGGTAGAAACTTGAGTGGTACCGTGGTGTATTATGATGGACAAATGAATGACTCACGGCTTAATGTTTCATTAGCTTGTACTGCTGCATTAGCTGGCGCAGCAGTGCTGAACCATGCTGAAGTTGTATCGCTTCTCAAAGATGAGGCTAATGGGCGGATAATTGGTGCACGTATTCGAGACAATATTTCTG GCAAAGAGTTTGATAGCTACGCAAAAGTTGTTGTGAATGCTGCTGGGCCATTTTGTGATTCGGTAAGGAAAATGGTTAACAAAGCTGTGAAGCCAATTATCTGTCCTAGCAGTGGTGTGCACATTGTTCTCCCTGATTATTATTCTCCAGAAGGAATGGGCTTGATTGTTCCTAAAACTAAGGATGGGCGTGTTGTATTTATGCTGCCTTGGTTGGGTAGAACGGTTGCTGGCACCACAGATTCTGATACCATTATCACTCCACTTCCGGAACCGCATGAGGATGAAATTCAATTCATACTGGATGCCATTTCCGATTATCTTTCTGTTAAG GTACGACGGACAGATGTTCTTTCTGCTTGGAGTGGCATCCGCCCATTGGCAATGGATCCATCAGCAAAGAACACTGAGAGCATCTCCAGAGATCATGTTGTAGGTGAAGAATATCCGGGTTTGGTCACTATTACTGGGGGAAAGTGGACCACTTACAGAAG CATGGCAGAGGATGCAGTTAATGCTGCAATAAAGTCTGGAAAGTTGAGTCCGGGTACTGGTTGTTTAACTCAGAACCTGAGGCTTATTGGTGGAGAGGGATGGGAGCCATCATCCTTTACAGTTCTTGCTCAGCAGTATGTGCGCATGAAGAAGACATATGGTGGCAAAGTTGTTCCTGGCATAATGGATAGTGCTGCAGCTAAGCATTTGTCGCATGCATATGGTACCTTGGCATATAGAGTAGCTGCTATAGCTCAG GATGAAGGCCTAGGAAAGAGACTTGCTCATGGATATCCTTATCTGGAGGCTGAGGTTGCCTACTGTGCTCGGCATGAGTACTGTGAATCTGCTGTTGATTTCATTGCTAGGAGATCTCGGCTTGCTTTCCTTGACACGGATGCTGCAAGGCGGGCATTGCCACGCGTAATTGAGATTCTGGCTCTTGAACACAGCTGGGACATGTCAAAGCAAGAGCTAGAACTACAAAAGGCCAAAGACTTTTTGGAAACTTTCAAATCCTCAAAAAATGCCCAGTTCCATGATGGGAAACACCAG GTGCTTGAAATCAAATGA
- the LOC120005197 gene encoding glycerol-3-phosphate dehydrogenase SDP6, mitochondrial-like isoform X1 → MSTARLRRLGVAVMATTVASGGIFLLQPAFSSSDRGGGPLLDAVRQKINDPNADVPSRGVQESTLMGASSANPLDILVVGGGGTGCGVALDAATRGLRVGLVEREDFSSGTSSRSTKLVHGGVRYLEKAFFNLDYGQLKLVFHALEERKQVIDNAPHLCHALPCMTPCFSRFEVLYYWMGLKMYDLVAGPRLLHLSRYYSTQESVELFPTLAKKGNGRNLSGTVVYYDGQMNDSRLNVSLACTAALAGAAVLNHAEVVSLLKDEANGRIIGARIRDNISGKEFDSYAKVVVNAAGPFCDSVRKMVNKAVKPIICPSSGVHIVLPDYYSPEGMGLIVPKTKDGRVVFMLPWLGRTVAGTTDSDTIITPLPEPHEDEIQFILDAISDYLSVKVRRTDVLSAWSGIRPLAMDPSAKNTESISRDHVVGEEYPGLVTITGGKWTTYRRTSFSMAEDAVNAAIKSGKLSPGTGCLTQNLRLIGGEGWEPSSFTVLAQQYVRMKKTYGGKVVPGIMDSAAAKHLSHAYGTLAYRVAAIAQDEGLGKRLAHGYPYLEAEVAYCARHEYCESAVDFIARRSRLAFLDTDAARRALPRVIEILALEHSWDMSKQELELQKAKDFLETFKSSKNAQFHDGKHQVLEIK, encoded by the exons TCTTCCTCCTTCAACCCGCCTTCTCCTCCAGTGATCGCGGAGGTGGACCTTTGCTTGATGCGGTGCGACAGAAGATCAATGACCCGAACGCTGACGTCCCGTCGCGGGGGGTTcaagagtccactttgatgggcGCGAGTTCCGCCAATCCTCTTGATATTCTTGTCGTTGGTGGCGGAGGCACTGGCTGCGGCGTGGCCCTGGATGCTGCCACCAGAGGGCTCCGCGTTGGGCTCGTTGAGAGAGAGGACTTCTCTTCGGGCACATCTTCGCGGTCCACAAAGCTAGTTCATGGAG GTGTGCGATACTTGGAAAAAGCTTTTTTTAATCTCGACTATGGACAACTGAAACTGGTATTCCATGCACTTGAGGAGCGTAAACAGGTTATTGACAATGCCCCACACCTGTGTCATGCTTTGCCATGCATGACACCCTGTTTTAGTCGGTTTGAGGTACTATACTACTGGATGGGCTTGAAAATGTATGATTTGGTCGCAGGACCACGTCTGCTACATTTATCCAGATATTATTCTACACAAGAGTCTGTTGAACTTTTCCCAACACTTGCCAAGAAGGGAAACGGTAGAAACTTGAGTGGTACCGTGGTGTATTATGATGGACAAATGAATGACTCACGGCTTAATGTTTCATTAGCTTGTACTGCTGCATTAGCTGGCGCAGCAGTGCTGAACCATGCTGAAGTTGTATCGCTTCTCAAAGATGAGGCTAATGGGCGGATAATTGGTGCACGTATTCGAGACAATATTTCTG GCAAAGAGTTTGATAGCTACGCAAAAGTTGTTGTGAATGCTGCTGGGCCATTTTGTGATTCGGTAAGGAAAATGGTTAACAAAGCTGTGAAGCCAATTATCTGTCCTAGCAGTGGTGTGCACATTGTTCTCCCTGATTATTATTCTCCAGAAGGAATGGGCTTGATTGTTCCTAAAACTAAGGATGGGCGTGTTGTATTTATGCTGCCTTGGTTGGGTAGAACGGTTGCTGGCACCACAGATTCTGATACCATTATCACTCCACTTCCGGAACCGCATGAGGATGAAATTCAATTCATACTGGATGCCATTTCCGATTATCTTTCTGTTAAG GTACGACGGACAGATGTTCTTTCTGCTTGGAGTGGCATCCGCCCATTGGCAATGGATCCATCAGCAAAGAACACTGAGAGCATCTCCAGAGATCATGTTGTAGGTGAAGAATATCCGGGTTTGGTCACTATTACTGGGGGAAAGTGGACCACTTACAGAAG AACTAGTTTCAGCATGGCAGAGGATGCAGTTAATGCTGCAATAAAGTCTGGAAAGTTGAGTCCGGGTACTGGTTGTTTAACTCAGAACCTGAGGCTTATTGGTGGAGAGGGATGGGAGCCATCATCCTTTACAGTTCTTGCTCAGCAGTATGTGCGCATGAAGAAGACATATGGTGGCAAAGTTGTTCCTGGCATAATGGATAGTGCTGCAGCTAAGCATTTGTCGCATGCATATGGTACCTTGGCATATAGAGTAGCTGCTATAGCTCAG GATGAAGGCCTAGGAAAGAGACTTGCTCATGGATATCCTTATCTGGAGGCTGAGGTTGCCTACTGTGCTCGGCATGAGTACTGTGAATCTGCTGTTGATTTCATTGCTAGGAGATCTCGGCTTGCTTTCCTTGACACGGATGCTGCAAGGCGGGCATTGCCACGCGTAATTGAGATTCTGGCTCTTGAACACAGCTGGGACATGTCAAAGCAAGAGCTAGAACTACAAAAGGCCAAAGACTTTTTGGAAACTTTCAAATCCTCAAAAAATGCCCAGTTCCATGATGGGAAACACCAG GTGCTTGAAATCAAATGA
- the LOC120004956 gene encoding putative ribosomal large subunit pseudouridine synthase SVR1, chloroplastic — MATLSLSSSLFSKPFLPLKLKTFFHTLPRITCSAASSSSSTSSSLEFNITFAPPKPKPKGSLNDVHDSISTGSVPWIVRGEDGNLKLQTHPPVQLVHALADTKSANPTDKKKNKKKSAPKTPTPEPKYSKAARRFYNENFRAPAQRLSKVLAASGVASRRSCEELIFEGRVTVNGSVCNTPQTRVDTVRDIIYVNGNRLPKKLPPRVYLALNKPKGYICSSGKKESKTVMSLLDDYLKSWDKINRGVPKPRLFTVGRLDVATTGLIIITNDGDFAQALAHPSSNLTKEYIATIDGAVNKQHLIAISEGTNIEGVHCVPDSVELLPRQPEILRSRIRIVVHEGRNHEVRELVKKAGLEIHSLKRVRIAGYRLPSDLGLGYHVELKKADLLALGWKN; from the exons ATGGCTACACTGTCCCTCTCTTCTTCACTCTTCTCCAAGCCTTTTCTTCCTCTCAAACTCAAAACCTTCTTCCACACCCTCCCTCGCATCACATGCTCCgccgcctcctcctcctcctctactTCTTCTTCACTAGAATTCAACATCACATTTGCCCCTCCTAAACCCAAACCCAAGGGGTCGCTGAATGACGTCCACGACTCCATCTCCACCGGCTCAGTTCCCTGGATAGTGCGCGGCGAAGATGGAAACCTCAAGCTCCAGACGCACCCGCCAGTGCAACTCGTCCACGCCCTGGCCGATACCAAGAGCGCAAATCCTACcgacaagaagaagaacaaaaagaagaGTGCCCCCAAGACTCCTACGCCCGAGCCCAAGTATTCAAAGGCAGCCAGGAGATTCTACAACGAGAATTTCCGGGCTCCCGCTCAGCGCCTCAGTAAAGTTCTTGCTGCCTCTGGTG TGGCATCAAGAAGGAGCTGTGAAGAGCTAATCTTTGAAGGTCGGGTGACTGTCAACGGTTCTGTATGCAATACTCCACAG ACTCGAGTTGATACTGTGAGGGACATCATTTATGTCAATGGAAACCGGCTTCCAAAGAAACTGCCACCAAGGGTTTATCTTGCTCTGAACAAGCCAAAAGG GTATATTTGCTCATCTGGGAAAAAAGAGTCCAAGACAGTTATGTCTCTGCTTGATGATTATTTGAAGAGCTGG GATAAAATAAATCGAGGGGTGCCCAAACCGCGGCTCTTCACTGTTGGCCGACTTGATGTTGCCACTACCGGATTGATCATCATAACTAATGATG GAGATTTTGCTCAAGCCCTTGCACATCCTTCGTCTAATTTAACAAAGGA ATACATTGCAACCATAGATGGTGCAGTAAACAAGCAGCATTTGATAGCTATTAGTGAAGGAACTAATATTGAAGGTGTCCATTGCGTCCCAGATTCTGTGGAGTTGCTACCACGTCAGCCTGAGATACTACGATCTCGTATTCGTATTGTG GTTCATGAAGGAAGGAATCATGAAGTTCGAGAACTAGTGAAAAAAGCTGGCCTTGAG ATTCATTCCTTAAAGCGTGTGCGAATAGCTGGTTATAGACTTCCATCAGACCTTGG GCTTGGGTACCACGTTGAATTGAAGAAGGCTGACCTACTGGCACTGGGTTGGAAGAATTAA